The region AAACTAACACTATTATATTACATTTTTGTCAAAATAAATAGACATGATTTACATAACGAACTAAAAAACTCAAGAATTATGCTATAATGTTAAGGTAAGATCTTCTTTCATTCAAAACTGCTAAATATCAATAAAATAAAAGGGGGCAATTTTAATGCCGATATGGGATTTGACCTTTTTTTATAAATCTCCACATGATGATAAAATAAAAAAGGACTTAGAAGAAGGACTAAATAAGGCAGAACAACTTAGACAAAAATACCATAATAAACTTTCTGATCCTACTTTATCTTCTTCTCAACTTAAAAACTTCTTTGTTGAGTGTGAAGAACTTTTTAACAAAGTTTGGTTAACAATTCAGTATGCTTCTTTAAATTATGCTGCTGATACTTCCAACGAGCTATATCAAAAATTAGCAGCTATATGTGATGATTATGAATCAAAAATTGAAATGGAGCTTTCTTTTTGGAAGCCTGCTATTCTAAAACAATCCGATAGTAAATTAAAAGAGTTCATGGAATCAGAAGAATTGAAGGATTATAAGCATGTTATTGAAAACCTTTTAAAATCAAAAAAGCATGTGTTATCAGCAGATGCAGAAAAAGTTTTGGCTGCGATGTACAATTCTTCAAGAGGCGGATTCCAAGATCTCTACCAGCGCCTGACTAGTTCCTATATATTTGAAATTGAAATTGATGGAATGATTAAAACCTTAACGGAACCTCAAATGAGATCTTTAAGAATGCATCCGGATAAAGATGTTAGAAGAAGAGCTATGAAGATACTTTTTGATAGATACGAAAAAGATCAATTGGTTATTGAGAAAACCTATAATTCGATTGTGAAAAATTATGATACTGAAGCGAGCTTGAGAAATTTTCAAGAGCCGATTTCTATGAGAAATTTGGAAAATGAGGTAGATGACAAGATAGTTAGCACTGTGATTGAGGTTACAACAGAAAATACTCCTCTTGTTCACCAATATTATAATTGGAAAACCAAGAAAATGGGAATACCTTTAACGTTAGCAGATATATATGCACCTTTAGAGAAAGAACAGAAAGAATATTCGTTTGAAGAAGCTAAAAATCTTGTGTTGGAAGCATATTATCATTTTGATGAGGAGTTTGGTGAAATAGTAGATTCTTTTTTCACAGAAAAAAGGATTGATTCTGATATAAGAAAAGGAAAAAGAGGAGGGGCTTTTACTTCCTATGTTGTTCCAAATAAAAAACCCTTTATATTAATGAATTTTACAGGTAATATGAACGATGTAATGACTTTGGCTCATGAATTGGGGCATGGAATACATGGGGTATTGGCGTCTAAGCAAAATGTATGGAACTACCATCCTCCGCTAGTAATGGCGGAAGTAGCTTCAGTGTTTGGAGAAATGTTGGTGATGGATGCAGTTTTACCAACGTTGTCTGAAGAAGAAAGAATTGCTTTTATAGCTTCTAAAATTGAGGATACTTTTGCGACGATGTTCAGACAAAATATGTTTGCAAGATTTGAAATTAGTTCTCATAAAATGATCAGTGATAATGGTAGTGCAACATGGAAAGAACTATCAAATTTATATAGCCAAGAATTAAAAATTATGTTTGGAGATTCTGTAATAATTCCTGATGAATATCATTTTGAATGGTCTAGCATTTCTCACATGTTTCATACACCGTTTTATGTTTATGCATACAATTTTGCAAATTTGTTGGTTCTTGCTTTGTATGAACAATACAAGCAAGAAGGCAGATCTTTTGTTCCTAAATATAAGGAGTTATTAAGTAGTGGGGCAAATGATTCTCCAGATAGGTTATTGAAAAAGGTTGGAATAGATATAAATCAAAAGGCGTTTTGGAAAAGGGGTTTTGAGTTTATTGAAAGAGAGTTTTTAAATAAATTAGATTAATATGTTCTTTTAAAGGGTGAGGAGGAATCAATTTGTGGAAATCCAAAAATTGGTAACTAGCAAAGGATTTCAGACAAATACGTATATTATTAACAATGAGATTATTATAGATCCCGGTGAGGGTGTTGGGCAATTTGTGAGTAAAGACCATGAATTTATTGTGTTGTTGACTCATGGGCATTTCGATCATATTTTGGGACTTTCAGAAATTAAAGTAAAAGAATTATATGTACATCCATTGGATGTCAATTTATTACAAAATCCAAAAGAAAACCTATCTTTTCTCTTAGATAAGCCTTTTTCATGGCTTAAACCATGGAAAAATATTTCTGAAAATTATAGAGTAATACATACCCCAGGTCATACCCCAGGATCTTGTGTTATTCATATTGGTGATTACCTGTTTACGGGAGATACTTTGTTTTTTGATTCTATAGGCAGAACGGACCTTCCAAATTCTTCAACAGATGATATGAAAAATTCTTTAAAGATATTAAAACAATATTTTAAGTCTTTACCAAGAAACACTTTTATAGCTCCTGGTCATATGAGAACGGGAACCTTAGAAGAAGTTTTAGAAAATAACCCTTTTCTTAAAGAGATCTAGCAAGATAACAGCAAGAGAATTTTATTGGTACAAAGACATTAATAGGTTGGTTTGTTTAATAGGTAACAAAAGGATATAAGAAATTGGATCTACAAACTTTAGAAGCAAATATTAAAAAACGATGTTTTTGATTTATATAGGGTCTAGGGCGAAGCCCCCCTTCTACTTTGAGAAAAGTTTCAGATATTAAAAAATGATGTTTTTGATTTATATAGGGTCTAGGGCGAAGCCCCCCTTCTGTTTCTTTGGTAGAATTACCAAAAAGTCAAACTTTCTTTGAAACAGCAAAGTATGAAATATTTATAAATCTTTGTTTTAGAGTTTCTAAAGGCAGTAAAATTGAAATTAGTAGGAGGTTATTATATTGATTGAACCACATGGTGGAAAGTTAATAAACAGAATTGTCTCAGAACAAGAAAAGGATGAATGGTTGAAAAAGTCAAAAGAATTAAAGTCTATAACAGTTTCATATTATGATCTTTCAGAATTAGAAAATATTTCAACAGGACTATTTAGTCCTTTAGAAGGTTTTATGAATAAAAATGATTATGATTCAGTTTTAAATAATATGAGATTAGAAAGTGGAATTGTCTGGTCTATACCTATTGTTTTATCAGTAAAGAAACAAATTGCAGATAATTTAAAAGTTGGAGAAGATATAATAATAAAGTCTGAAGAAGATGGAAAAACCTATGCTGTTCTTCATCTAGAAGATAAATTTATCAGAAGAAAAGAAGAAGAAGCTAAAAAAGTATATAAAACCAATGAAGATAAACATCCTGGGGTAAAGTTTTTATATGAGCAAGGAGAAGTAGCATTAGGAGGCAAGATTACCTTACTTAGCAGAATAAATCACGAGAATTTTCAAGAGTATAGGTTTGATCCGGTAGAAACAAGAAGAATTTTTTCAGAAAACGGATGGAAGACGATTGTTGCTTTTCAAACAAGGAATCCAATTCATAGAGCTCACGAATATCTTCAAAAAACAGCCTTAGAAATAGTCGATGGATTATTTATCAATCCACTTGTGGGAAAGACTCAAGAAGAAGATATCCCTTCAGATGTTCGAATGCATTCATATGAAGTTATTTTAGATAAATATTATCCAAAAAATAGAGTATGTTTGGGAGTTTTTCCTGTCAATATGAGATATGCTGGCCCTAGAGAGGCAGTATTTCATGCTATATGTAGGAAAAATTATGGTTGTTCACACATTATAATTGGAAGGGATCATGCTGGCGTTGGCAATTATTACGGAACTTATGAAGCGCAAGAAATTTTTGATCAATTTAAGCCTGAAGAGATAGGAATTATTCCTTTAAAGTTTGAGCATGCATTTTATTGTAAAAGATGTGAAAACATGGCTACATCCAAAACATGTCCTCATGGGAATGAAGAACATGTTTTTTTGAGCGGTACAAAAGTCAGAGAGATGCTTTCACGCGGTGAAAAACCACCAAAAGAATTTACTAGGCCAGAAGTAGCAGAGATTCTTATGAAATTTTATCAAGAAAAAAATAATGTTGAAAAATAAGTTATGTGCGTTGTTTTTGATTTTACTATTAGCTATTAATATATTTTCATATGAAATATTCTTTTCTGGAGAAGAATTGGTAAGATTTCTTAAAGAGAAGATTCTTGAAAGTAATTCGTTGAGATTGGTGTCTTTTAGTCTTGATGACACCATCTCCAATGAATTATTAAAAGTGAAGAGTGAGATATTCCTGGAATATGAGGGGGGCTATTCTGGTGTACTGTTTTTACCAATTATTTATGATAAAAATATTGAAGGATACCTCCACGAAAAATTCATAGTGTTTGACGATAATTCGGTATTATTTGGGACAGGTAATTTTACAAAAAGTGGTCTTCTAACAGATTTTAATGTTTTTATATATACTGATGATCAAAAGATAGTCAACGTTTTTCTTCAAGAAATTTCGAACTTTAAGAAAGGTAAATATGCTAATGACAAGAGTAAAATAAAAGTTAACTTAAAAAAAACTGATTTAAATAATGTCAAAATAGTTACAGGGCCTTCTGATCAAATTACAAAGGAGATTCTTAATAATATAAAAAAAGCAAAAAAATCAATAAAGGTATTTTCTTATTCTTTTACAGATCCTTACTTTGTAGAAGCCTTGGAAAGGATGTCTTCAAAAGGTGTTGATGTCCAGATTTTATCGGATGATTGGAATAAACTGTATGATTCCCCTATTAAATATCTTTCCAATATTAATGTACGATATAACGATAAAATACATGCCAAAACAATAATAATTGATGAAAAAAAATCTATCATCGGCAGTTACAACTTAACGTATAGAGCCAGAGAAAAAAATGACGAGATTATTATGATTATAGATAATGAAAGCGTTGCCAATATATTGACTAAAAAATTTGATTTATTATTTCAATAATGATAAAATAATATGATTTTTAAAAAATATATACTTTATATATTTTTTGGTTAAAATTGGAGTATGAATCGAAAATTTGCCCAAAATGGGATTTTGAATTTAAAAGGAGGAAAGTACTTTAACTATATTTAAAGTACACATTATATGGAGATACGTGTCGCAATTGCGCAAATGAATTCAATAGTTGGAGATTATTATGGGAACATTAATAAAATTAAAAACAACATTAGGCAAGCATGTAATGATCATGCAGACATAATTGTATTTCCTGAGTTGTGCTTAAATGGATATCCTCCAGAAGATTTGTTATTAAAGACTCAATTTTTAAACGATTCTTTAAAAAGTATAAAAGATGTCAAAGACTTTACTGAAGATAAAGATATAGTAATAATTCTTGGAGCAGTAGAATGTGATGAATATTACAATATCTACAACAGTGCGCAAATTATTTTTAAAGGTAACCTTTTAGGGAAATATAAAAAAAGACTTTTATCCTCTTTTTCATTTTTTGATGAAAGAAGGTATTTTAATCCTTCAGATATTTTAACGCTGATAGAATTGAATGGAAGTAAGATAGGTATTACAATAGGTAATGAGATTTGTTTTCCAAATAGTAGCCTGTATTCGGCAGTTAATAACGAAACTGATTTAATTTTAAACTTGTCTGCTTCTGTATTTTACAAAAATAAGATCAATTCAATTCATAATATCCTAAAGGCAAGGGCACTTGAGCTATCTTCCTGGGTCGTGTATTGTAATATGGTTGGTGGTCAAGATGAATTAGTGTTTGACGGTGGAAGCATGGTTATAGACCCTTATGGGGTTATAGAGATGAATGCACCATTATTTGAAGAAGGAATTTACTTTATTGATATTGATGCTGAAGAAGCTAAACGAGCAAAATTAAAAAACAGTAAAAGTAGTTCTTTATGTCAAGTTAAGAATAATGTTGAGATAATTAATATTAATAAGATTGTTAGTAAAAAAAGAAAGATCAAATCTATCACTAGTAAAATTCCTGATGAAAATGAATTACTTTATTCTGCAATCAAGTTAGGACTAAGAGATTATTTGGTAAAAAATGGTTTTAGTAGCGTTGTTTTAGGTTTAAGTGGTGGAGTTGATTCTGCGTTGGTTGCATCAATAGCTGCAGATTCGATAGGAAACAAAAATGTTTTAGCTTTAATCATGCCTTCAGAATTTACCTCTAAAAAAAGTGTAGAAGATGCAGTGGAACTTTCACTAAATTTAGGGATAGAATATAAAATTATTTCAATTAGTGAATTATATAATACCTATTTAGATACATTAAAAGAAAGTTTTAAAGGAAAGACGTTTGATGAAACAGAAGAAAATTTACAAGCACGAATTAGAGGCAATATTATCATGGCTTTTTCAAATAAATTTGGGCATCTTGCTTTAGTTTGTGGGAATAAAAGTGAAGTTGCAACAGGTTATTCAACTCTTTACGGTGATACTGCTGGAGGTTTCGCACCTATTAAAGATCTATATAAAACTGAATTATACAAAGTTGCTAAAAAATATAATGAGATTCATAATAAAGAAATTATAACAAAATCAATCTTAGAAAAGCCTCCTTCTGCTGAACTTAGACCAAATCAGAAAGATGAAGATAAATTGCCTCCTTACGATATTTTAGACAAGATCTTGTTTAACTATATTGAAAGAGGAAAATCATATAATGAGCTTTTAGAAATGGGATTAAATGAAGAAATTGTCAAGAATGTAATAAATATGGTAGAAAAAAGTGAATGGAAACGTAGACAATTGCCAGCTGGAATTAAACTAAGTGAATTGAGTTTTGGAAAAGAACGGAAGATGCCAATTACAAAAAAGTACAGATTTTGGTAATTTTTTGTTATGTTATGTTGAATAAATTAAAGGTGGGAGAAACTAAATTATGAAAGAAAACAAAATTGAGGAAATATTAGAACAAAAGCTAAAGGAAACTGAAAAAGAGGAATTTGGGAGTTGGAAAAATCTTTTAATAATTATAATAGCAATGGGGCTTATATATGCTGTTGCATTACTTTTATGGAATATGTATAGTGGATACCTAGAGAATAGACATTACTATCCTTACATAAAACTAAAGGATACTGGATATGAAAAAATTTCTAAGTATCCATATAATGCAAAAGATACTAATATTATTATAAATAAAACAGATTATTCAAATATCTATTCAGTAAAAACGCCTTTTGGTGCCTTTTCTGTTCAGACTTTTGACAACAGATTTTTTTTCTTTGAAAATTCTGAAACAGCAGTTATTTCATATCCTTCATATGATTTTAGAGGTTTGGAATATTCTGTAATTAACAAAAATGGAGATTTCTTTAGATTTGTTATAGTTCCTAGTGAAGAAGTTATACCAGATATCTTTGATTTTGTTGAAAATTTATCTGAAATAAAGATTTTAGATTCATCAGAACTAATCAAGTACGAATTTCTTTCTGAAAATGACGAAGCATATATAGTTAAAACTAAATATGAAGAATTAGATTTACCCAAAAATTTGATAGAGAGTGTAGGAGAAAGTGAAAAATTTGTTTACTTAGTGTCAAAAAAGTATGGGTTGTTTAATAAAATATATTATATTGAAAAAGATACTTCCAAGCTTAGAGAACTAATAATAATTTCAGAAACAAGTTTTCCAATACGGACCATTGAATAAATTTCAAAAATTCAACCGGGAGGGAAAAAGATGAATTTTATTAATAAAATTACAGTAGTTCCAAAGTTACCAGAAGAAATAGTTGGTTTGAAAGAACTTTCAGAAAATATGTGGTGGACTTGGAACTATAAGGCTCAACAGTTGTTTAAAAAAATTGACGAAAATCTTTGGAATTCTGTCCAAAGAAACCCTGTGGTGTTTCTAAAAAAAGTTGAACAGAAAAAATTGAATTCCGCTGTAGCAAGCAATGATTTTATGAGTTTATATCAAGAAGTGATGAATAATTTCCATAATTATATGAATGAGGATCAAAAAACTTGGTTTAAAAAGACTCATAGCCACACTAATTATGGTGAAATAGCTTATTTTTGTATGGAATATGGAATGCACGAGTCATTTCCTATGTATTCCGGCGGATTAGGAATACTTGCTGGAGATCATATTAAAAGTGCAAGTGATTTAGGAATACCTTTAGTAGCAGTAGGACTTCTTTATAGAAAAGGATATTTTATTCAGAAAATCAATTCTGAAGGATGGCAAGAAAGTATATATTTAGATTATGATTTTTCTGATTTTCCTATACATCCAGCTGTAGATCAAAATGGTGAAGAGGTTTATGTTTCTATAACACTACCTGAAAGGACTGTATATATAAAAGTTTGGGAGATAAAAGTTGGAAGAGTTAAATTATATTTATTAGATACCGACTTATTACAAAACGATCCAGAAGATAGAAAAATAACCTCTACCCTATATGGTGGAGATTTAGAAATGAGAATTAAACAAGAGATGGTTATTGGTATAGCAGGTGTAAGAGCTTTAAGAAAGCTTGGCTATAAACCTTCTGTATGGCATATGAATGAAGGACATTCGGCTTTTCTGGGTTTAGAAAGAATAAGAGAATTCGTACAAGAATATAATTTATCATTTTCTGAAGCTGTTCAAGCTGTTAGAGCTGGAAATATATTCACAACACATACACCAGTTCCTGCAGGAAATGATTTATTTCCAATTTATCTGATAGATAAATATTTTGGAGATTATTGGCCACAATTAAAAGCTACTAGACAAGACTTTTTAGATCTTGGATTAGAAAAGCAAAAAAGTGGAGAAAGCCTTTTTTCTATGGCTATATTAGCTCTAAAACTCTCTGGAAGGGCGAACGGTGTTTCTAAATTACATGGAACAGTTTCAAAAAAGTTGTGGAATCACGTTTGGCCAGGAATAGAATGGGTAGAAGTGCCTATTACTTATGTAACCAACGGTGTTCATATTAATTCTTGGTTAAATCCACTATTACAAGAATCTTTTAAAAAATATTTAGGTGAAGACTGGATGCTAAAAATAGATGATCCAGATTTATGGACCAAAATAAACGATATTCCTAATGAAGAGTTATGGAAGATCCATATGTTACTCAAAAAAGAATTAATAAAGTTTGTTCGCGAAAGTATTAAAGCCCAAAGGATGAGACATGGAGAAACTGTAGAACAATTAGAAGAAGTAGAGAATATAGGGAATGAAGAAGCTTTAACAATAGGTTTTGCAAGGAGATTTGCTACATATAAGCGAGCAGATTTGATATTTAAAGATCCTGAAAGACTTAAAAAGATTTTAAACAATCCCGAAAGACCTGTAGAATTGATATTCGCTGGTAAAGCTCATCCAGCAGACAAACCAGGTCAAGAATTAATGAAAAAAATATATGAATATTCAAGAGATCCAGAATTTAAAAATAAAATAATTATTCTAGAAAATTATGACATGAATATGGCAAGATTTTTAGTTTCTGGTGTTGATATTTGGCTTAATAATCCTAGAAGGCCCCTGGAGGCATCAGGAACATCAGGGCAAAAGGCAGGAATGAATGGAGCAATCAATTTTTCTGTTTTAGATGGGTGGTGGAATGAGGGTTACAACGGGAAAAACGGTTGGACTATAGGTGATGATAGAGATTATGAAAACCACGAATTGCAAGACAAAATAGACAGTGTCTCTATTTATAACCAACTTGAAAAACAAATTGTTCCTTTATACTATGAAAGAGGCAATGGAAATATTCCACAAGAGTGGATAGAAAAAATGAAAGAGTCACTAAAGAGTGTAACCTCATTTTTCAACACATATAGAATGCTTAAGGAGTATACTCAAAAGTTGTATATGCCTGCAAGTGAACAACATAGAAATTTCTGTTCCAACGATTTTAAAGTAGTTAAAGATTTTACAAAATGGTTAAATTTATTGAAAGAGAATTGGAATTCAATAAAAATACATGTAATGTTTGATTACGAAAAGTCTCAGATCATAAATGCAGAAGAAGAAATCGAGATACAGGCAGAGATTTATATGCCCGGAATTGGCCCAGATTCAATTATTGCAGAAATTGTTGTGGCCTCACTACAAAATGGGAAAATTGAACAGCTTAAAACTTATGATATGAAGCTTGTTAAAGAAATTCAAAAAGATGCTTATTTATATACTGGTAAAATAAAGATTGAAGATAGAGGAGAGTATGGAATAAATGTGAGGGTAACCCCCAATCATCCTTACATGCCACACAAAAATTATCTAATGGGTTTAGTTAAATATCCTGAATAAAAATTAAAAAAAATTCTTTGTAAATATTTTCAGACCCCCTTGCTTCACAATATGTTGATGTGTTATCATACAATTATACTATATATTGTGAAGAGGGGGTTTTGTTTATGCGAGTTATAGATGATTGGTTAAATAAAGAAATATCCCAGAACGCTATGGCAATTCTTCAAGATAGATATTTTTTAAAGGACGCAGATGGTAATTATATTGAAAACACATGGGATGAAGTGGCAAAGAGGGTTGCAAGACATGTGGCCAGTGCAGAAATTAACTTTAGCCAAGATGTTAAAGAAATACAAAAAGCCGAGACCATTTTTTATAAACTGATACGATCAAGAATCTTTATTCCTAATAGTCCAACTTTATTCAATGCTGGGAAAACTATAGATAAACAATTCTTTAATAAAGCAATTGAAGATATGACTATTGATGATTATAAACAAATATTTAATTTACGTACTAAACACAACATGTTATCTGCTTGTTTTGTTGTTCCAATGGAAGACTCTCTAGCTTCTATATTTGATGCAGTTAAAAATGCTGCCCTAATAATGAAATATGGTGGAGGAGTGGGATATGATTTTTCTGTCTTGCGTCCTAAAGGTTCCTCTATAGCAGGTACAGGAGGCAAATCTTCCGGTCCAGTTAGCTTTATGCATGTTTTTAATGTAGCTGCTTCCACAATAGAACAAGGCGGTTCAAGAAGAGCCGCGCAAATGGCTGTACTTAGGTATGATCATCCAGATGTTTTCGAATTTATTAATTCCAAAAAGGATAACAAAGGGAACAATGTTCTAAATTACTTCAATATTTCTATTAACATAGATAATCCAAGCACATTTAAAAGACTTATAGAAAATGATGAAGAATTATTACTAAAACATCCGGACTCAAAAATTCAGAAAAAAGTTAAGGCTAGAGAACTTATTGATAAAATGGCTGAAAATGCATGGAAGACTGGAGACCCTGGAGTTCTTTTTCTGGGGAGACACAATGAGTACTACGCAATGAGCGAATATACTCCTGTAACTGCTACTAATCCATGTGGTGAAGAACCCTTACCACCTTTTGGAAGCTGTAATTTAGGATCTTTAGATATTTCAAAGTTGGTTGAAAAGATAGACCTTGGGAATCCAACATCCTCAACAGGTGAAGAATTTAAAGAAATAGTGTATTGGGCTGTTAGATTCCTAGATGATGTTGTTGAGGCTAATGTTTTTCCACTTAAAGAAATAGAAGAAATCACAAGAAGGCAACGATTTGTTGGATTGGGAATTATGGGTTTAGCAGATGCTCTTTATAAAAAAGAAATTCCGTATAATTCAGAAGATGGAAGAAAATTTATGGCAAAAGTTACAGCACAATTAGCTTATTATTCTCATTTGGCCAGTACTGGATTGGCTAAAGAGAGGGGGAACTTCCCTGATTTTGAAAAGTCAAAGTATCCAAATGGGTTTATTCCTTTTGCTATGTTAGATGACCAAATAGATAAAGATATAAAAATATGGAATGACAAAATAAGAGAACATTTTTATGGTGAAGCAAAACAGTATAAAAGAAATGTTCAAACTAACACAGTTGCTCCTACTGGTTCAATTTCTAATTTGGCCGATACTTCAAGTGGAATAGAACCTAATTTTTTACTTTCTTACATTAGATATATGACAAATAAAGAGGGAGAGAGAGTACCTCTCACATATATAAACCCTGTTTTGATAGAAAAGGTTGGAGCTCTTATAACAGATGAGATAAAAGAAGAAATAGTAAAAAAAGGAAGCATACAACATATAAAATCCATTCCCGATGATATTAAAAAAATTTTTGTGACAGCTGTAGATATTTCACCTGAAGATCATTTATTAGCTCAACATGTTATTCAAAGTTATTTAGATGCATCATGCTCAAAAACTATTAATAT is a window of Defluviitoga tunisiensis DNA encoding:
- a CDS encoding adenosylcobalamin-dependent ribonucleoside-diphosphate reductase, whose translation is MRVIDDWLNKEISQNAMAILQDRYFLKDADGNYIENTWDEVAKRVARHVASAEINFSQDVKEIQKAETIFYKLIRSRIFIPNSPTLFNAGKTIDKQFFNKAIEDMTIDDYKQIFNLRTKHNMLSACFVVPMEDSLASIFDAVKNAALIMKYGGGVGYDFSVLRPKGSSIAGTGGKSSGPVSFMHVFNVAASTIEQGGSRRAAQMAVLRYDHPDVFEFINSKKDNKGNNVLNYFNISINIDNPSTFKRLIENDEELLLKHPDSKIQKKVKARELIDKMAENAWKTGDPGVLFLGRHNEYYAMSEYTPVTATNPCGEEPLPPFGSCNLGSLDISKLVEKIDLGNPTSSTGEEFKEIVYWAVRFLDDVVEANVFPLKEIEEITRRQRFVGLGIMGLADALYKKEIPYNSEDGRKFMAKVTAQLAYYSHLASTGLAKERGNFPDFEKSKYPNGFIPFAMLDDQIDKDIKIWNDKIREHFYGEAKQYKRNVQTNTVAPTGSISNLADTSSGIEPNFLLSYIRYMTNKEGERVPLTYINPVLIEKVGALITDEIKEEIVKKGSIQHIKSIPDDIKKIFVTAVDISPEDHLLAQHVIQSYLDASCSKTINMPNTATIDDVKSMYLKALDLNVKGLTIYRDGSLETQVLTTTSENDKKNVRQNVTFFVLDEKHKLRARPRKETLRSVTRKFRYNGNTVYVTVSFDDLGEAIEIFLSDGTETAEVIGRLSSIALRAGVSTEEIIEQLKKVKGQYCKGLAEEITKALNDFKELWGKSIGEYELIRTGVPKTKEEVEKFVFANDLKYEDGYYIDLEGNRYCPNCLSKNSLINESGCVSCTTCGWSKCS